The following coding sequences are from one Limibacillus halophilus window:
- a CDS encoding MarR family winged helix-turn-helix transcriptional regulator, translating into MEGAISDSRNSVEARLDRIECNWHCDLAVQAAIPIRLLRVRDILFQNGRKVMESVPLSPSEFDVLSTLRSSGRPYEMTPTQLASAVLLTSGGMTKTLKGLETKGYIERFCFETDRRSKFVRLTGAGRELIETLLPKVLKNHTKIIQQALSDSEQAALNMLLSKLLTSLE; encoded by the coding sequence TTGGAGGGCGCCATATCGGACTCGCGAAACTCAGTTGAAGCACGTTTAGACCGGATTGAATGCAACTGGCATTGTGACCTTGCGGTCCAGGCGGCAATTCCCATTCGTTTGCTACGCGTACGCGATATCCTGTTCCAAAATGGCCGCAAGGTTATGGAATCAGTACCTTTATCGCCGTCAGAGTTTGACGTTCTCTCAACACTACGTTCCAGCGGCAGGCCGTATGAGATGACTCCAACTCAGTTAGCGAGTGCTGTACTGCTTACTTCAGGTGGGATGACAAAAACGCTAAAGGGATTAGAAACGAAGGGCTATATCGAGCGTTTCTGTTTTGAGACAGACAGACGCTCAAAGTTCGTTCGCCTTACGGGCGCCGGCCGCGAGTTAATTGAAACGTTGCTTCCCAAGGTTTTGAAAAATCACACAAAAATTATACAGCAGGCGCTTTCTGATTCGGAGCAGGCGGCTCTTAACATGTTGCTTAGTAAACTGCTCACCTCGTTGGAGTGA
- the mazG gene encoding nucleoside triphosphate pyrophosphohydrolase — MTESPNANMPAISPEATLARLINIMARLRNPESGCPWDIAQTFRSIAPYTVEEAYEVADAISRNDISDLKEELGDLLLQVVFHARMAEELGEFSFADVATAISDKMERRHPHVFGDDKTINDSSGQTMAWEAQKEEERRTKADRNGKASSLLDGIATNLPSVTRALKLQKRAATIGFDWDNLDPVLEKIDEELHELRTELSRNGSKDHLEAELGDLMFAVVNLARHLALDPESALRRTNEKFEQRFKFIERSLENAGMRLADASLTDLENRWQEAKKTEL; from the coding sequence ATGACTGAGAGCCCAAACGCAAACATGCCAGCAATTTCCCCAGAAGCCACTCTTGCTCGGCTCATCAACATAATGGCGCGACTACGCAATCCAGAATCCGGATGCCCATGGGATATAGCTCAGACCTTTCGCAGCATTGCCCCCTACACGGTTGAAGAAGCTTACGAGGTTGCCGATGCGATTTCGCGCAACGACATCTCCGATTTAAAGGAGGAACTCGGTGACCTGTTACTCCAGGTGGTGTTTCACGCCCGAATGGCTGAGGAACTCGGTGAATTCTCTTTCGCTGATGTCGCTACCGCTATTTCCGACAAGATGGAACGTCGGCATCCGCATGTGTTTGGCGACGATAAAACGATAAACGACTCTTCCGGACAGACAATGGCGTGGGAGGCTCAAAAAGAAGAGGAAAGGCGTACGAAAGCCGACCGCAATGGCAAAGCCAGCAGCCTCCTCGACGGTATTGCCACCAACCTGCCTTCAGTTACACGCGCATTAAAACTTCAAAAGCGTGCAGCAACTATCGGTTTTGATTGGGATAATCTTGATCCTGTTCTAGAAAAAATTGACGAAGAGTTGCACGAGTTACGTACAGAGTTATCCCGAAACGGCTCGAAAGATCATCTAGAGGCTGAGCTCGGTGATTTGATGTTTGCGGTCGTGAACCTTGCCCGTCACCTTGCCCTCGATCCCGAGAGCGCCCTGCGGCGGACAAATGAAAAGTTTGAACAACGGTTTAAATTTATAGAACGCTCGCTGGAAA